One region of Rhodothermus profundi genomic DNA includes:
- a CDS encoding 6-bladed beta-propeller, translating to MHRRHLFGLGLLLMFLTACRSERPPQLSDLPAALDTWTLTPIATLGEETDSVVFGWIEQVVVDRRDRIWVADRDAGEIYVFTADGTWQHRWGGKGEGPGEFQGLLSLALGPGDSLYTWDWQAGRVQVFTFENGFVRAFRPDWQAPGQPGVLSQFGLRLVGVVPEGMLLQYLPPLRSFEELAAPRPVLVLYASWNGQVQDTLLQQEIHPPLVHRLSSGAIAVSEPPFAWQPVIRADQRGFLWYGRTDSLKIERIDWQQKQRVVVVQYQVPRVPVTEADRDSLLQGETLALLIRETGYKLPAFKPVFTTFALGPDETIWVRLSPPHGVSEAHWLIFNAQGHLLADTYLPVDVEELAVGTRIVAGRTRDRTRVLLFRRPTGAV from the coding sequence ATGCACAGGAGACACCTGTTTGGCCTGGGACTCCTGCTCATGTTCCTGACAGCCTGCCGTTCAGAAAGACCGCCGCAGCTATCTGATCTGCCTGCTGCTCTCGACACCTGGACGCTAACGCCCATCGCAACGCTGGGGGAAGAGACCGATTCGGTCGTATTTGGCTGGATTGAACAGGTGGTGGTCGATCGGCGCGACCGAATCTGGGTGGCCGATCGCGATGCAGGTGAAATCTATGTCTTTACGGCCGATGGGACCTGGCAGCATCGATGGGGTGGCAAAGGGGAAGGACCCGGGGAATTTCAAGGGCTGCTATCCCTTGCGCTGGGACCAGGTGATTCGCTGTATACCTGGGACTGGCAGGCGGGAAGGGTGCAGGTGTTTACGTTCGAGAATGGATTTGTGCGGGCATTCCGGCCAGACTGGCAAGCACCGGGGCAACCAGGGGTTCTCAGTCAGTTTGGCCTGCGCCTGGTGGGGGTCGTTCCTGAAGGCATGCTGCTGCAGTATTTACCGCCGCTGCGAAGCTTCGAGGAGCTGGCAGCGCCACGTCCGGTCCTGGTGTTGTACGCTTCGTGGAACGGACAGGTACAGGATACGCTCTTGCAGCAGGAGATTCACCCGCCTCTGGTGCATCGGCTTTCAAGTGGGGCGATTGCTGTGAGTGAGCCGCCGTTTGCCTGGCAGCCGGTGATTCGCGCAGACCAACGGGGCTTTCTCTGGTACGGGCGCACTGATTCCCTGAAGATTGAACGTATCGACTGGCAGCAAAAACAGCGTGTCGTGGTGGTGCAGTATCAGGTGCCCCGGGTGCCCGTTACCGAGGCCGATCGCGATTCGCTTCTGCAGGGCGAAACGCTTGCGCTGCTGATACGGGAGACGGGCTATAAACTGCCCGCTTTTAAGCCTGTGTTTACCACCTTTGCACTGGGTCCAGACGAGACCATCTGGGTGCGGCTCAGTCCGCCGCACGGAGTTTCCGAGGCCCACTGGCTGATTTTCAATGCGCAGGGGCATCTGCTGGCCGACACCTACCTTCCTGTGGACGTGGAGGAGCTTGCCGTGGGGACCCGTATTGTGGCGGGGCGCACGCGCGACCGCACGCGGGTGCTCCTCTTTCGCCGGCCTACCGGGGCCGTTTGA
- a CDS encoding electron transfer flavoprotein subunit beta/FixA family protein, translated as MNICVCIKQVPDIQAPFRIVDGRLQFDVERHVLNAYDASAVEGALQLVEQHGGSVEVVAIGPASVSETIRKALAMGAERAYHIEADPAGWDSATIATVLAAFFRDRSYDAIFTGKQAQDTDAGLTGTMLAERLGLPYVSNAVGLAYEQGRLIVTRQGDAGRELIELTLPGLVTISNDMNDPRIPSIRGIMQARRKPVERITLSDLGLAPDQLQPQTRVTGYRPVPPRTPGRKLEGEPAEVVRELVHLLREEARVL; from the coding sequence ATGAACATCTGCGTCTGCATTAAACAGGTACCTGACATTCAAGCGCCCTTTCGAATTGTGGATGGGCGCCTGCAATTCGACGTCGAGCGCCACGTGCTCAATGCTTATGATGCGTCTGCGGTAGAAGGCGCATTGCAGCTGGTCGAGCAGCACGGAGGTAGCGTCGAGGTTGTTGCTATCGGCCCGGCCTCGGTTTCCGAAACGATCCGTAAGGCCCTGGCCATGGGGGCCGAGCGGGCCTATCATATCGAAGCCGACCCTGCAGGCTGGGACTCGGCTACCATAGCCACAGTGCTCGCGGCCTTTTTCAGGGACCGAAGTTACGATGCAATTTTTACGGGCAAACAGGCCCAGGATACCGATGCAGGACTTACGGGTACGATGCTGGCCGAGCGGCTGGGCCTGCCCTACGTGAGCAATGCGGTGGGGCTGGCTTATGAGCAGGGCCGGTTGATCGTGACCCGCCAGGGCGATGCCGGTCGCGAGCTTATTGAGCTGACCCTGCCGGGCCTGGTAACGATCTCTAACGACATGAACGATCCCCGCATCCCCTCGATTCGGGGAATCATGCAGGCTCGGCGCAAGCCCGTTGAGCGGATTACGCTGTCTGACCTGGGGCTGGCGCCTGATCAGCTTCAGCCGCAAACGCGCGTAACCGGCTACCGACCGGTACCGCCCCGTACTCCTGGCCGCAAGCTCGAAGGTGAGCCGGCCGAAGTCGTTCGTGAACTTGTTCATCTACTCCGCGAAGAAGCCCGTGTGTTGTAA
- a CDS encoding electron transfer flavoprotein subunit alpha/FixB family protein, with amino-acid sequence MSTYLCYISIQQDRPTRSSLEVLTRMRELARRDGVPLAACVLHPDAERFIEALKPYGVDRIYLVQHAALAQHLNAPVLAALEAVFQAAQPAVMAFPSTEAIKDVLGALAARVSAAALPDVASFEVTPTVTVTRPVMAARVLADTEAAAQPVLISVRAGAYHAQPAETATDPEVVAVPFDFDASVLRATLREVLTGATDQVDLSEADIIVAAGRGVRDEAGKQLVETLARELGAAVGASRAAIEAGLFPASLQIGQTGKVVSPTLYIAVGISGAIQHVAGMAGSKVIVAINKDPDAPIFNIATYGIVGDLYQILPLLIEEVRRIKAGS; translated from the coding sequence ATGAGCACCTACCTCTGCTATATTTCGATTCAACAGGATCGACCCACCCGTTCTTCGCTGGAAGTACTGACGCGCATGCGGGAGCTGGCCCGTCGCGATGGCGTCCCGCTGGCTGCCTGCGTGCTGCACCCCGACGCAGAACGCTTCATCGAAGCACTGAAGCCCTACGGCGTAGATCGGATCTACCTAGTGCAGCATGCTGCGCTGGCCCAACACCTGAATGCGCCGGTGCTGGCAGCGCTGGAGGCTGTGTTTCAGGCCGCGCAGCCGGCCGTGATGGCTTTTCCCTCGACGGAAGCCATCAAGGATGTGCTGGGAGCGCTGGCAGCCCGCGTGAGCGCTGCAGCCCTGCCCGACGTCGCCTCGTTCGAGGTGACCCCGACCGTTACGGTCACGCGCCCGGTGATGGCTGCCCGCGTGCTGGCCGATACTGAAGCAGCCGCGCAGCCGGTATTAATTTCAGTGCGCGCAGGCGCTTACCACGCGCAGCCCGCGGAGACTGCTACCGACCCGGAAGTGGTTGCCGTGCCGTTCGATTTTGATGCCAGCGTGCTGCGGGCTACGCTCCGGGAAGTCCTAACCGGCGCAACCGATCAGGTCGATCTCTCGGAAGCCGACATCATCGTGGCCGCCGGCCGAGGCGTGCGCGACGAAGCCGGTAAGCAACTGGTGGAGACGCTGGCCCGCGAGCTGGGGGCCGCTGTAGGTGCATCCCGCGCCGCCATCGAGGCCGGGCTTTTCCCGGCTTCGCTGCAAATCGGCCAGACCGGTAAGGTGGTTTCCCCTACGCTTTATATTGCCGTGGGGATCTCCGGCGCAATTCAGCACGTGGCCGGGATGGCCGGCAGCAAGGTAATCGTGGCCATTAATAAGGACCCGGACGCGCCGATCTTCAATATCGCCACGTATGGCATCGTGGGCGATCTGTACCAGATTCTGCCGCTGCTCATTGAAGAAGTACGTCGCATCAAGGCCGGAAGCTAA
- a CDS encoding FAD-dependent oxidoreductase produces MEAERFGCIIVGGGVAGLSAAMVLARNEVPFLLIERGAYSGAKNVSGGVLWGTDLARLVPEYWNDPNAGFERFVNHRRLTFLDEQSAFSIDFKSSHYDTPPYMGVTVLRAVFDRWLADKVQEVIDQSACAESSLLAFDVLVERLLVENGRVVGVEAGGERFYADCVILAEGVNNLLTRQIGLQTAYVPADYLAVGVKEVLRFDRKVLEDRFQLTERSGMANEFIGAITEGVEGGGFLYTNRTTVSIGLVLGMADLRRKGKKPYELLDRFKAHPVVADMIRGGEVVEYAAHVVSTGDLRAMPREVYADGVLVAGEAANLLLNAGKAIQGMDFAMHSGILAAETVLDARQAGDFSAATLRRYRERLEQSYVLQNMRNFQAAVRLLHEPVMYERMPRLVCDLGREFFRVENRPAPKLRQILPEVIRRHSSPLELLKLTYRAWKAL; encoded by the coding sequence ATGGAAGCGGAACGCTTTGGCTGCATCATTGTCGGAGGCGGCGTTGCCGGGCTGAGCGCCGCCATGGTGCTGGCTCGCAACGAAGTCCCGTTTCTGCTGATCGAACGAGGGGCCTACAGTGGCGCCAAAAACGTCTCTGGCGGGGTGCTCTGGGGCACCGACCTGGCCCGCCTGGTCCCCGAGTACTGGAACGACCCGAACGCCGGCTTCGAACGCTTTGTCAATCATCGACGGCTTACGTTTCTGGATGAGCAGTCTGCTTTTTCCATCGACTTCAAATCAAGCCACTACGATACGCCCCCTTACATGGGCGTGACGGTATTGCGGGCTGTGTTCGACCGCTGGCTTGCCGACAAGGTGCAGGAAGTCATCGACCAGAGCGCCTGCGCCGAATCGTCGCTGCTGGCCTTCGACGTACTTGTAGAGCGCCTTCTGGTTGAAAACGGCCGCGTCGTGGGCGTTGAGGCCGGAGGCGAACGCTTTTACGCCGACTGTGTGATTCTGGCCGAAGGGGTCAACAACCTGCTCACGCGCCAGATTGGCCTGCAAACCGCATACGTCCCGGCCGATTACCTGGCCGTGGGCGTCAAAGAAGTGCTTCGTTTTGATCGCAAGGTGCTCGAAGATCGCTTCCAGCTCACCGAGCGCAGCGGCATGGCTAACGAGTTCATCGGCGCGATTACCGAAGGCGTCGAAGGCGGAGGCTTTCTCTACACAAACCGCACCACCGTGTCGATTGGCCTGGTCCTGGGCATGGCCGACCTGCGCCGCAAAGGCAAAAAACCCTATGAGTTGCTGGACCGCTTCAAAGCACATCCGGTGGTGGCCGATATGATCCGGGGCGGCGAGGTCGTCGAATATGCCGCCCATGTGGTCTCTACCGGCGACCTGCGAGCCATGCCGCGTGAGGTGTATGCCGATGGGGTTCTGGTAGCCGGCGAAGCGGCCAACCTGCTCCTGAATGCTGGCAAAGCCATTCAGGGCATGGACTTCGCAATGCATTCGGGCATCCTCGCGGCTGAAACCGTCCTCGACGCCCGCCAGGCCGGCGACTTTTCAGCCGCTACGCTCCGCCGCTACCGCGAACGCCTGGAACAGAGCTACGTCCTGCAGAACATGCGGAACTTCCAGGCAGCCGTCCGTTTGCTTCATGAGCCGGTGATGTATGAACGCATGCCGCGCCTGGTATGCGACCTGGGCCGCGAGTTTTTCCGCGTGGAGAACCGACCGGCTCCCAAGCTGCGCCAGATCCTGCCCGAGGTCATCCGGCGCCATAGCTCCCCCCTGGAACTTCTGAAACTCACCTACCGGGCCTGGAAAGCCCTCTGA
- a CDS encoding ferredoxin family protein, with protein sequence MTIAERLGKVNYRNQDRRDARPHILVDTTICNTRCPHKATTYVCPANCYTLDEQGHVHFQFEDCIECGTCMYACDQGAVTWHYPDPEQGRGVNWNYG encoded by the coding sequence ATGACCATTGCAGAACGCCTGGGGAAAGTCAATTACCGTAACCAGGATCGCCGGGACGCCCGGCCCCACATCCTGGTGGACACAACCATCTGCAACACACGCTGCCCCCACAAAGCCACCACGTACGTGTGCCCGGCCAACTGCTATACCCTCGACGAGCAAGGCCACGTACATTTCCAGTTTGAAGATTGCATCGAGTGCGGCACCTGCATGTACGCCTGCGATCAGGGCGCGGTCACCTGGCACTATCCGGATCCCGAGCAGGGCCGCGGCGTGAACTGGAATTACGGGTAA
- a CDS encoding acyl-CoA dehydrogenase has product MGSFPFNPDDAFLFESMLKEEDRLIMETAREYAQGALEPRALEGNQQGIFHREIPREMGELGLLGVTVDPKYGGGGASYTAYGLIARELERVDSAYRSFMSVQSSLVMFPIEKYGTEEQKRKYLPKLATGELIGCFGLTEPDHGSDPGSMETTARRVDGGWILNGTKAWITNAPIADIAVVWARARTHPDEEGEIMGFILERDMPGLSTPETKNKMSLRASSTGEIVMEDVFVPDANVLPGVRGLRGPFSCLSNARYGIAWGTVGAAEDCYQRTRRYVMERTQFGYPLAATQLIQTKLAHMLTEITQMQLLAFRLGQLADEGKVTPAQISLAKRNNAGKALEIARMARDMHGANGIVGDYRVIHHMVNLESVNTYEGTYDIHGLILGREITGIQAFVPRGNDLPPKKKPAPATTH; this is encoded by the coding sequence ATGGGTTCGTTTCCCTTCAATCCGGACGATGCGTTCCTCTTCGAGTCGATGCTGAAAGAAGAGGACCGCCTGATCATGGAGACGGCGCGCGAGTACGCGCAGGGTGCGCTGGAACCTCGCGCCCTGGAAGGCAACCAGCAGGGCATCTTTCACCGGGAAATTCCCCGCGAAATGGGCGAGCTGGGCCTGCTGGGCGTAACGGTCGATCCGAAATACGGCGGCGGAGGCGCCAGCTACACGGCCTACGGGCTGATTGCACGCGAGCTGGAACGCGTCGACTCGGCCTACCGCTCGTTTATGTCCGTGCAATCGTCCCTGGTCATGTTTCCTATTGAGAAGTATGGCACGGAAGAACAGAAACGTAAATACCTGCCCAAGCTGGCCACCGGTGAACTGATTGGCTGCTTCGGACTTACCGAGCCGGATCATGGCTCGGATCCCGGCTCCATGGAAACCACCGCCCGCCGCGTCGATGGTGGCTGGATCCTCAATGGAACCAAGGCCTGGATCACCAACGCACCGATTGCCGACATCGCGGTTGTCTGGGCCCGGGCCCGGACGCATCCGGACGAAGAAGGGGAGATCATGGGATTCATTCTGGAGCGCGATATGCCCGGCCTCTCGACGCCGGAGACTAAAAACAAGATGTCGCTGCGCGCCTCTTCAACCGGAGAGATTGTCATGGAGGACGTGTTTGTGCCGGATGCGAACGTCTTGCCGGGCGTGCGTGGCCTGCGCGGACCGTTTTCCTGCCTGAGCAACGCCCGCTATGGTATCGCCTGGGGGACGGTAGGCGCGGCCGAAGACTGCTACCAGCGCACGCGGCGTTATGTGATGGAGCGCACGCAGTTTGGCTACCCGCTGGCGGCCACGCAGCTTATTCAGACGAAACTCGCCCACATGCTCACGGAAATCACCCAGATGCAACTGCTGGCCTTCCGACTGGGACAACTGGCCGATGAAGGCAAGGTAACCCCCGCGCAGATCTCTCTGGCCAAGCGCAACAACGCAGGCAAGGCCCTGGAAATTGCGCGCATGGCGCGCGACATGCACGGCGCCAACGGGATCGTAGGCGACTATCGGGTCATCCACCACATGGTCAACCTTGAAAGCGTCAATACTTACGAAGGCACCTACGACATCCATGGACTGATCCTGGGCCGTGAGATTACCGGCATCCAGGCCTTTGTGCCCCGCGGCAATGACCTGCCCCCGAAGAAAAAGCCCGCTCCGGCCACCACGCACTGA
- a CDS encoding tetratricopeptide repeat protein has product MWRNLLVGLGWLGVILITGCTSHTTSPESVEATEAERNRVVQFWKLYREATQRRLNGELEAAVSLYQQALALDSLHENALYYLGNTYLELGRLEAAYQVWQRLAAAHPRSNRAFMQLGRLQMCYPESPLFDLKAARASFERALALNKDSGPVLHLGEVALLEGRLKEADRLFDKVLAMNFRSVPAYVLKAYLAWRAGDPQTARLLLEKARPFARPKTDAARLQLEEGNTRTGRALVSEEAIICPLLAFDEAALADTTRPLDPDRFLRPLAERLAGLSL; this is encoded by the coding sequence ATGTGGCGAAACTTGCTTGTCGGGCTTGGATGGCTCGGGGTGATCCTGATCACGGGATGCACTTCACATACGACATCGCCGGAGTCGGTCGAGGCAACGGAAGCCGAACGGAATCGCGTCGTCCAGTTCTGGAAGCTGTATCGTGAAGCGACGCAGCGACGTCTGAACGGTGAGCTGGAGGCGGCCGTCTCGCTCTATCAGCAAGCGCTGGCCCTCGACAGCCTGCATGAAAATGCGCTCTATTACCTGGGAAACACCTATCTGGAACTGGGGCGACTGGAAGCCGCCTATCAGGTATGGCAGCGGCTGGCCGCCGCACACCCCCGGAGCAACCGGGCCTTCATGCAGCTCGGGCGGCTGCAGATGTGCTATCCTGAAAGCCCGTTGTTTGATCTAAAAGCGGCCCGCGCTTCCTTTGAACGCGCCCTGGCGTTGAACAAGGACAGCGGACCGGTGCTGCATCTGGGCGAGGTGGCCTTACTGGAGGGACGGCTGAAAGAGGCCGACCGTCTTTTTGACAAGGTGTTGGCGATGAATTTCCGCAGCGTACCGGCCTACGTGCTGAAGGCCTATCTGGCCTGGCGGGCAGGCGATCCGCAGACGGCCCGTCTGCTGCTGGAAAAGGCCCGGCCGTTCGCTCGACCGAAAACCGATGCCGCCCGCCTGCAACTTGAAGAAGGTAACACCCGCACCGGACGCGCACTGGTGTCGGAGGAAGCTATCATATGTCCTCTGCTGGCCTTCGACGAAGCCGCCTTGGCCGACACCACCCGCCCGCTCGATCCCGATCGATTCCTTCGCCCGCTGGCCGAGCGACTGGCAGGGCTGTCCCTATAA
- a CDS encoding CRTAC1 family protein codes for MRPLSRRKRRALWALGMVLAGSLGGGVLVWSMTEREEAPYRPGEQVEGIVARLERTLPPDYPRVTFADVTEAAGIHFRHFAGRRTSQIPEDMGSGAAWGDYDRDGWLDLYVVSTIGPLAMTPEEGRQAGTCNRLFHNNGDGTFSDVTETAGVGFCGWGMGAAWGDYDNDGWPDLVVTAFGQNVLYHNNGDGTFTDVTRKAGLAGPEGFWTGASWGDYDNDGDLDLYITGYVRYVPVRNDSTALGFDIENPPGINPSTFEPERNLFYRNNGDGTFTEIAFRAGVADPEGKGLSAAWVDLDEDGWLDLYVANDVSDNTFFRNQGDGTFEDLSYPALVADYRSSMGIAVGDWDGDTDFDLFLTHWVAQENALYTNLLREQGTLRFRDEADQFGLGQISLDYVGWGTSFFDYDNDGRLDLFVTNGSTLQQRDQPHQLVPQKDLLFWNRGADGFYEVSAVSGSFFDSLYVGRGAAFADYDNDGDVDIFVVNHSGRGVLLRNEGGNRNSWLEVALESRSCNRMALGARVRVVAGGRVQVRQIGAQSTYLSQNSPVAHFGLGRAAQVDTIEVVWPCNGRRQVLTDVPARQIVRIVEDTTT; via the coding sequence ATGAGGCCGCTTTCGCGCAGAAAACGCCGGGCGTTGTGGGCACTGGGCATGGTCCTCGCAGGCAGCCTGGGCGGTGGGGTGCTGGTCTGGAGCATGACAGAGCGGGAGGAGGCGCCGTATCGCCCGGGCGAACAGGTCGAGGGCATTGTTGCCCGACTGGAACGGACGCTTCCTCCAGATTATCCGCGGGTTACGTTTGCAGACGTAACGGAGGCGGCGGGCATTCATTTCCGGCATTTCGCAGGCCGGCGCACCAGCCAGATTCCTGAAGACATGGGCTCCGGCGCCGCCTGGGGCGACTACGACCGGGATGGCTGGCTGGATCTTTATGTCGTGAGCACCATCGGGCCCCTCGCGATGACGCCCGAAGAAGGGCGCCAGGCGGGCACCTGCAACCGACTGTTTCACAACAACGGGGACGGCACGTTTTCCGACGTCACCGAAACAGCCGGTGTAGGCTTCTGCGGCTGGGGCATGGGAGCCGCCTGGGGCGACTATGACAACGACGGCTGGCCGGATCTGGTGGTGACGGCCTTCGGCCAGAACGTGCTCTACCACAACAATGGCGACGGAACGTTCACGGACGTAACCCGGAAAGCCGGCCTGGCCGGTCCGGAAGGCTTCTGGACCGGCGCTTCCTGGGGCGACTACGACAACGACGGCGATCTTGACCTCTATATCACAGGCTACGTTCGTTACGTGCCCGTTCGCAACGATTCCACCGCGCTGGGCTTCGATATTGAAAACCCACCGGGTATCAATCCCTCTACGTTTGAGCCGGAACGTAATCTGTTCTATCGCAACAATGGCGACGGGACGTTCACCGAGATTGCTTTCCGGGCCGGCGTGGCCGATCCAGAAGGCAAAGGGCTCAGTGCCGCCTGGGTTGACCTGGACGAAGACGGGTGGCTCGATCTCTACGTGGCCAACGACGTGTCGGATAACACGTTCTTCCGAAACCAGGGCGATGGCACCTTCGAAGACCTGAGCTATCCGGCACTGGTGGCGGACTACCGGAGCTCGATGGGCATTGCCGTCGGCGATTGGGACGGCGATACGGATTTCGACTTGTTCCTGACGCACTGGGTAGCCCAGGAAAATGCCCTGTATACCAATCTCCTGCGCGAGCAGGGCACGCTGCGGTTTCGCGATGAGGCCGACCAGTTCGGGCTCGGACAGATCTCGCTCGACTATGTGGGATGGGGCACCTCGTTCTTTGACTATGACAACGATGGACGGCTTGACCTGTTCGTAACCAATGGTAGCACGCTCCAGCAGCGCGATCAGCCACATCAGCTTGTGCCCCAGAAGGACTTACTCTTCTGGAATCGGGGGGCAGATGGCTTCTACGAGGTGTCGGCCGTCAGCGGCAGTTTCTTCGATTCGCTCTATGTGGGACGCGGCGCAGCCTTCGCGGACTACGACAATGACGGCGACGTGGACATTTTCGTGGTGAATCACAGCGGCCGGGGCGTACTGCTCCGCAACGAAGGCGGCAACCGAAACAGCTGGCTGGAGGTGGCGCTCGAAAGCCGCTCTTGCAACCGAATGGCGCTGGGAGCACGGGTACGCGTGGTAGCTGGCGGCCGGGTTCAGGTGCGGCAGATCGGAGCGCAGAGCACGTACCTGTCGCAGAACAGTCCCGTGGCCCACTTCGGTCTGGGAAGGGCGGCGCAGGTCGATACGATTGAAGTGGTCTGGCCGTGCAACGGGCGTCGCCAGGTGCTGACCGATGTGCCGGCGCGCCAGATCGTGCGCATCGTCGAAGACACAACGACCTGA
- a CDS encoding multiheme c-type cytochrome produces MQSDHPRAQEWQRRLLWWVGGLLLFETISGLGIYLLPFSVSSQVIVLLHTAGGLVFTVPYLWYQGRHWWVYRRMPWNHLVVLGYAGMGATLVAIVSGLVLTGQALWGTRIHYGWSRVHLWATFALIVTVVPHVVWIMVRDHRARKREAMRPVLVAQRHFSMAVTGLTLGLFGVVVALAYVYRAPVRYVDLPSDYSYLYGPDRPFAPSLARTVNNKAIPAEMLGGSASCGRSGCHEQIYQEWLPSAHRYAAVDPLFRRVQHVMGTQNGAESTRYCGGCHDPISLFSGTKNLFRDDLTNPIGLQEGVSCVTCHAIREVDVRGNADYVIHAPEPYLFERDTSGVGVWISNFLIRSYPKHHVESLSRRMFKSPEFCGACHKQFVDEEINNVGWVQLQNQYDNWRKSRWNHPGDPAKTIECRECHMPLVDSFDPARGDALDYNRSPDDGKHRSHRFLGANQFIPAHLELPGGKEQARLVEQWLRGEIDIPEIADKWRNGPVIPIQVLAPTRVRSGESITIEVALLNNKAGHDFPTGPLDIIQAWVELVVTDEQGREVFASGRLDDRAFIEPGSFVFKAEPVDRYGNLIDRHNLWEMVGVRYKRAMFPGYADQARYAFTVPSGVRQLHVKARLCYRKVNQFLLNFLFPDTTLTAPVTELSADSLVIQVLP; encoded by the coding sequence ATGCAATCGGACCATCCTCGGGCGCAAGAATGGCAGCGTCGTCTGCTGTGGTGGGTAGGCGGCTTGCTCTTGTTTGAGACGATCAGTGGTCTGGGCATCTACCTGTTGCCTTTTAGCGTGTCCAGTCAGGTTATCGTGCTGCTGCATACGGCAGGTGGGCTGGTGTTCACAGTGCCTTACCTGTGGTATCAGGGGCGGCACTGGTGGGTTTACCGGCGCATGCCCTGGAATCATCTCGTGGTACTGGGCTATGCCGGAATGGGCGCAACGCTGGTCGCTATTGTATCAGGGCTGGTTCTAACAGGACAGGCGCTCTGGGGAACGCGCATTCACTACGGATGGAGCCGGGTGCACCTCTGGGCTACCTTCGCATTGATCGTTACCGTTGTGCCGCACGTGGTCTGGATCATGGTGCGCGACCATCGCGCTCGTAAGCGGGAAGCAATGCGGCCAGTCTTGGTGGCGCAGCGGCACTTTTCGATGGCGGTGACCGGACTGACGCTGGGCCTGTTTGGCGTAGTTGTGGCCCTGGCTTATGTCTATCGGGCGCCGGTGCGCTATGTGGATCTGCCTTCGGACTATAGCTATCTCTACGGGCCTGACCGCCCTTTTGCGCCGAGCCTGGCGCGCACCGTAAACAACAAGGCTATCCCTGCTGAGATGCTGGGAGGCTCCGCCTCGTGCGGGCGTTCAGGCTGCCACGAGCAGATTTACCAGGAGTGGCTGCCCAGCGCACACCGGTATGCGGCCGTAGATCCTCTGTTTCGTCGGGTGCAGCACGTCATGGGGACGCAAAACGGCGCAGAATCAACCCGTTACTGTGGGGGATGCCACGATCCGATCTCGCTTTTCAGCGGCACGAAAAATCTTTTCCGCGATGACCTGACCAATCCTATCGGACTGCAGGAAGGGGTTTCGTGTGTGACCTGTCATGCCATCCGGGAAGTGGACGTGCGCGGCAACGCAGACTATGTGATTCATGCGCCCGAGCCCTACTTGTTCGAGCGAGATACAAGCGGGGTGGGCGTATGGATTAGCAATTTTTTAATCCGCTCCTATCCAAAGCATCACGTCGAGAGCCTCAGCCGCCGCATGTTCAAAAGCCCGGAATTCTGCGGGGCCTGCCACAAGCAATTTGTGGATGAAGAAATCAACAACGTTGGATGGGTTCAACTGCAGAATCAGTACGACAACTGGCGCAAGAGCCGCTGGAATCATCCGGGCGATCCTGCCAAGACCATTGAGTGCCGGGAATGCCATATGCCCCTGGTCGATTCGTTCGATCCGGCTCGGGGTGACGCGCTCGACTACAACCGCTCGCCGGATGATGGCAAGCACCGCAGCCATCGTTTTCTGGGTGCTAACCAGTTCATTCCGGCGCATCTGGAACTACCAGGCGGAAAAGAACAGGCTCGGCTGGTCGAGCAGTGGCTTCGCGGTGAGATCGACATTCCAGAAATTGCTGACAAGTGGCGTAACGGACCGGTCATCCCCATCCAGGTGCTGGCGCCGACCCGTGTCCGGTCTGGCGAGTCAATCACCATAGAAGTAGCGCTGCTGAATAACAAAGCTGGCCATGATTTCCCGACGGGGCCGCTGGACATCATCCAGGCATGGGTTGAACTGGTGGTGACCGACGAGCAGGGCCGGGAGGTGTTTGCCAGCGGACGGCTCGACGACCGCGCCTTCATCGAACCGGGCTCCTTTGTCTTTAAAGCAGAGCCCGTGGACCGCTACGGCAACCTGATCGACCGGCACAACCTCTGGGAGATGGTGGGCGTGCGCTATAAACGGGCTATGTTCCCGGGCTATGCCGATCAGGCCCGTTACGCGTTTACGGTGCCCTCGGGCGTCCGTCAGTTGCACGTAAAGGCCCGACTCTGCTACCGAAAGGTGAACCAGTTCTTGCTCAATTTTCTGTTCCCAGACACCACGCTGACGGCTCCGGTGACTGAGTTGTCGGCTGATTCCCTGGTCATTCAGGTACTACCGTAG